Genomic window (Escherichia fergusonii ATCC 35469):
ACAGCCACACACCACAAACTGCTGTTGCTGCCGTGCTGTGTGCCGCGATGATTGGGCTGTTTAGCTAAAACCGGATGCGGCGTGAACGCCTTATCCGGCCTGTAAATCGTGCAAATTCAAAATATTGCAACTTCCGTTCAGGCCTGATAAGCGTGGCGCATCAGCTTCAAGGGCTGGGATTCCAGCCCTTGTTCGTGTTAATCCCAGC
Coding sequences:
- a CDS encoding YshB family small membrane protein; this translates as MLESIINLVSSGAVDSHTPQTAVAAVLCAAMIGLFS